A single genomic interval of Lathyrus oleraceus cultivar Zhongwan6 chromosome 7, CAAS_Psat_ZW6_1.0, whole genome shotgun sequence harbors:
- the LOC127102122 gene encoding uncharacterized mitochondrial protein AtMg00810-like, whose translation MQLVKEFYKLMHSEFEMKLIREFNYFFGLQIKQINEGTFVCQTKYCNELLKRFGLEDAKSIDTPMPTNRNLEGNENSKDVDVKKYRGMIGYLLYLTASRLDIMCSASICARYQLAPKESHLKAIKRILRYLYGTSKYGLWYSKGTNYNLVGFIDSNFALQIG comes from the coding sequence ATGCAACTTGTCAAGGAGTTTTATAAGCTTATGCATAGTGAGTTTGAAATGAAGCTTATACGGGAGTTTAATTACTTCTTTGGGCTTCAAATCAAGCAAATTAATGAAGGGACATTTGTGTGTCAAACCAAATATTGCAATGAACTACTAAAGAGATTTGGTTTGGAAGATGCAAAGTCGAttgacactccaatgcctacAAATAGAAACTTGGAAGGGAATGAAAATAGTAAGGATGTTGATGTGAAGaagtatagaggtatgattggttaTCTTCTATATCTCACTGCATCTAGGTTAGATATTATGTGTAGTGCGTCTATATGTGCTCGTTATCAATTGGCTCCTAAAGAATCTCATTTAAAAGCCATAAAACGCATTCTTAGGTATCTTTATGGTACTTCTaagtatgggctttggtattctaAGGGAACCAATTATAATTTGGTTGGTTTTATCGATTCCAACTTTGCGTTGCAAATAGGATAG